A part of Salvelinus sp. IW2-2015 linkage group LG16, ASM291031v2, whole genome shotgun sequence genomic DNA contains:
- the LOC111975818 gene encoding phospholipid phosphatase 2 isoform X1, whose product MMDLRKKKMYVLVDVMCVAVAALPFLIMTVVFRPYLRGVYCDDEDIRYPLKPDTITHGLLAAVTISCTVIIISSGEAYLVYSKRIHSNSEFNGYVAALYKVLGTFLFGAAVSQSLTDLAKFSIGRPRPNFMAVCNPKVCKGYMLEINCTGIPRDVTESRLSFYSGHSSFGMYCMLFLALYVQARLRAKWARLLRPTIQFFLVAFAVYVGYTRVSDYRHHWSDVLVGLLQGALIAILNVRHVSDFFKQRPPRCSSQETAESEELERKPSLQMADAEHNNHYSYPGPV is encoded by the exons ATGATGGATTTGAGAAAAAAGAAGATGTATGTCTTGGTGGACGTGATGTGCGTGGCAGTAG CCGCTCTGCCCTTCCTCATCATGACTGTTGTGTTCCGGCCCTACCTGAGGGGTGTGTACTGTGACGATGAGGACATCAGGTACCCCCTCAAACCTGACACCATCACCCACGGCTTGCTGGCTGCAGTCACCATCTCCTGCACTGTCATCATT ATATCATCAGGAGAGGCCTACCTCGTCTACAGTAAGAGGATCCACTCTAACTCTGAGTTCAACGGGTACGTGGCGGCACTCTACAAGGTGCTGGGTACCTTCCTGTTCGGggcagctgtcagccaatcactgACGGACCTGGCCAAGTTCTCCATCGGACGCCCTCGGCCCAACTTCATGGCCGTCTGCAACCCCAAGGTCTGCAAAGGCTACATGCTGGAGATCAACTGCACCGGCATTCCTCGGGACGTCACTGAGTCCAG GCTGTCCTTCTACTCCGGCCACTCCTCCTTTGGGATGTACTGTATGCTGTTTCTAGCA TTGTATGTCCAGGCGAGGCTGAGGGCTAAGTGGGCAAGACTTCTCAGACCCACAATCCAGTTCTTCCTTGTGGCCTTTGCGGTGTACGTGGGCTACACCCGCGTGTCTGATTACAGGCACCACTGGAGCGACGTTCTGGTGGGCCTCCTCCAAGGCGCTCTCATTGCCATCCTCAAC GTGCGCCACGTATCAGACTTCTTCAAGCAACGTCCTCCCCGCTGCTCCAGCCAAGAGACGGCTGAGAGCGAGGAACTGGAGCGCAAACCCAGCCTGCAGATGGCAGATGCAGAGCACAACAACCATTACAGCTACCCAGGGCCTGTGTGA
- the LOC111975818 gene encoding phospholipid phosphatase 2 isoform X2, giving the protein MTVVFRPYLRGVYCDDEDIRYPLKPDTITHGLLAAVTISCTVIIISSGEAYLVYSKRIHSNSEFNGYVAALYKVLGTFLFGAAVSQSLTDLAKFSIGRPRPNFMAVCNPKVCKGYMLEINCTGIPRDVTESRLSFYSGHSSFGMYCMLFLALYVQARLRAKWARLLRPTIQFFLVAFAVYVGYTRVSDYRHHWSDVLVGLLQGALIAILNVRHVSDFFKQRPPRCSSQETAESEELERKPSLQMADAEHNNHYSYPGPV; this is encoded by the exons ATGACTGTTGTGTTCCGGCCCTACCTGAGGGGTGTGTACTGTGACGATGAGGACATCAGGTACCCCCTCAAACCTGACACCATCACCCACGGCTTGCTGGCTGCAGTCACCATCTCCTGCACTGTCATCATT ATATCATCAGGAGAGGCCTACCTCGTCTACAGTAAGAGGATCCACTCTAACTCTGAGTTCAACGGGTACGTGGCGGCACTCTACAAGGTGCTGGGTACCTTCCTGTTCGGggcagctgtcagccaatcactgACGGACCTGGCCAAGTTCTCCATCGGACGCCCTCGGCCCAACTTCATGGCCGTCTGCAACCCCAAGGTCTGCAAAGGCTACATGCTGGAGATCAACTGCACCGGCATTCCTCGGGACGTCACTGAGTCCAG GCTGTCCTTCTACTCCGGCCACTCCTCCTTTGGGATGTACTGTATGCTGTTTCTAGCA TTGTATGTCCAGGCGAGGCTGAGGGCTAAGTGGGCAAGACTTCTCAGACCCACAATCCAGTTCTTCCTTGTGGCCTTTGCGGTGTACGTGGGCTACACCCGCGTGTCTGATTACAGGCACCACTGGAGCGACGTTCTGGTGGGCCTCCTCCAAGGCGCTCTCATTGCCATCCTCAAC GTGCGCCACGTATCAGACTTCTTCAAGCAACGTCCTCCCCGCTGCTCCAGCCAAGAGACGGCTGAGAGCGAGGAACTGGAGCGCAAACCCAGCCTGCAGATGGCAGATGCAGAGCACAACAACCATTACAGCTACCCAGGGCCTGTGTGA